The Gemmatimonadota bacterium genome has a segment encoding these proteins:
- a CDS encoding TraR/DksA family transcriptional regulator produces the protein MTGEDLKRFEKLLLEKRETLLHELGYFGNKTINSAARDVAGSYPFSEHPADQGTESMEQEQAYDLASREGRFLFHIDEALERIKNGAYGLCYVCNGEIGKARLEAVPHARMCIECKSKEERGLI, from the coding sequence ATGACGGGTGAAGATCTGAAACGGTTCGAAAAGCTCCTGCTCGAAAAACGCGAAACGCTGTTGCATGAGCTGGGCTATTTCGGAAACAAGACGATTAACTCGGCGGCGCGAGATGTCGCGGGCAGCTATCCCTTTTCTGAACATCCGGCGGACCAGGGCACTGAATCGATGGAGCAGGAACAGGCCTATGACCTCGCTTCCCGCGAGGGACGCTTCCTGTTTCATATCGACGAAGCCCTGGAGCGCATCAAAAACGGCGCTTACGGACTTTGCTACGTGTGCAATGGAGAGATCGGCAAGGCCCGGCTCGAGGCCGTACCCCACGCCCGGATGTGCATTGAATGTAAATCCAAGGAAGAACGAGGTCTGATCTAA
- a CDS encoding YggT family protein: MGLIEFIINIYMLAFGLRLFMPAASPFSENPIQRGLYTATEPVLRPIRQVIMRGEPRFDWSPVFAIIALVIVRGFLVTTVMGVPLSSSLAAGMLDVFDFVVRVLAILFLGAFFISIESPFAFSQSGHMMHNIAHFFLAPIRRFTGYRIGRPDASALLGIVLLGVLHGLVLYQAGAMVTQAVGTPVEMILESIVYVIDFIFDVLFIVILVRAVLSFFNPDTGNTLFQILILFSDPILAPIRRILPSTYGIDFSPLIAILILRFIQVSLLPLLLRI; this comes from the coding sequence ATGGGACTGATCGAATTCATCATCAACATCTACATGCTGGCCTTCGGGCTCCGCCTGTTCATGCCCGCCGCGAGTCCCTTCAGCGAGAACCCGATCCAGCGGGGACTGTACACGGCGACCGAACCGGTGCTTCGGCCCATACGCCAGGTGATCATGCGCGGCGAACCGCGTTTCGACTGGTCGCCTGTCTTTGCCATCATTGCTCTCGTGATTGTGCGGGGATTCCTGGTCACGACCGTCATGGGCGTGCCCCTGTCCAGTTCCCTGGCCGCCGGAATGCTGGACGTGTTCGATTTCGTGGTGCGGGTACTCGCCATCCTGTTTCTCGGCGCTTTCTTCATATCCATCGAGTCTCCGTTCGCCTTCAGTCAATCCGGGCATATGATGCACAACATCGCCCACTTCTTCCTGGCCCCGATCCGTCGCTTCACCGGCTACCGGATCGGGCGGCCGGACGCATCCGCACTGCTGGGCATCGTACTGCTGGGCGTCTTGCATGGACTCGTACTATACCAGGCCGGAGCGATGGTGACACAGGCCGTCGGCACCCCTGTGGAAATGATCCTCGAGAGCATCGTCTACGTGATCGACTTCATTTTCGACGTGCTCTTCATCGTGATCCTCGTACGCGCGGTGCTTTCGTTCTTCAACCCGGACACGGGCAACACGCTTTTCCAGATACTCATTCTTTTCAGCGATCCCATTCTGGCGCCGATCCGCAGGATCCTGCCGTCTACGTACGGCATCGATTTTTCGCCGCTGATCGCCATTCTGATACTAAGGTTCATCCAGGTGAGCCTCCTGCCCCTGTTGCTGCGGATCTGA
- a CDS encoding aminotransferase class III-fold pyridoxal phosphate-dependent enzyme — MTGLNEPSERIFHRARKEHWPRISHGKGCYLYDTEGRAYLDACAGVHVVSIGHGVEEIAEAMADQARQIAFAYGQFISQPQIDLARKISDMAPEGMGRVFFVSGGSEATEAALKIARKYHLESGNPSKYQVISCWQSWHGNTIGALSMSGRSAWRKDYTPYLLDFPHISQHSVDELERVIRQVGAEYISAFIVEPVLGTSSAGMAPPDDYFSTVRELCDYYGILLIVDEVVTGYGRTGVDFGIDHWGVVPDLMATGKGLSSGYTPIAATIARDEIYETIYETAPAFVHGHTYGGNPLSCATALAVQEYVERHDLVARCAEMGEVMLEQLQPLTESPMVSKVRGKGLLCGVEFTADKERDTPFDPSLGVTGRVVREAFDRGVLIMPGAPGPVDGVYGDHVAISPPYTVNTDEVARIATVLGDAVEAVERTL, encoded by the coding sequence ATGACCGGCCTTAATGAACCGTCGGAACGAATCTTCCACCGTGCACGGAAGGAACACTGGCCGCGGATTTCACACGGCAAGGGATGCTACCTGTATGATACCGAAGGCAGGGCCTACCTGGACGCCTGTGCCGGCGTGCACGTGGTCAGCATAGGCCACGGAGTCGAGGAAATCGCGGAGGCCATGGCCGATCAGGCCCGGCAGATCGCCTTTGCCTACGGCCAGTTCATCAGCCAGCCGCAGATCGACCTGGCCCGTAAAATTTCTGACATGGCCCCGGAAGGAATGGGCCGGGTGTTTTTCGTGTCCGGAGGATCGGAGGCCACGGAAGCAGCGCTGAAGATCGCACGGAAATACCACCTGGAATCTGGCAACCCGTCCAAGTACCAGGTCATTTCATGCTGGCAGAGCTGGCACGGAAACACGATCGGCGCCCTGTCCATGTCGGGCCGGTCGGCCTGGCGGAAAGACTACACGCCGTACCTGCTGGATTTCCCTCACATTTCGCAACACAGCGTCGACGAACTGGAGCGCGTGATCCGCCAGGTCGGCGCGGAATACATTTCCGCCTTTATTGTCGAACCCGTCCTGGGCACCTCATCCGCCGGAATGGCGCCGCCCGACGATTACTTCAGCACGGTCAGGGAACTCTGCGATTACTACGGGATCCTCCTGATCGTCGACGAGGTCGTCACCGGGTACGGCCGGACCGGGGTCGACTTCGGGATCGACCACTGGGGTGTCGTCCCGGACCTTATGGCTACCGGGAAAGGCTTGAGCAGCGGATACACGCCCATCGCCGCGACGATCGCGCGGGACGAGATATACGAGACCATCTATGAAACCGCGCCGGCCTTCGTGCATGGCCATACCTACGGAGGAAACCCACTTTCCTGCGCCACCGCGCTGGCCGTGCAGGAATATGTCGAACGCCATGATCTCGTCGCGCGTTGCGCCGAAATGGGCGAGGTGATGCTGGAACAGCTGCAGCCGCTGACCGAGTCGCCCATGGTGAGCAAGGTGCGCGGGAAGGGACTGCTCTGCGGCGTCGAATTTACGGCGGACAAGGAACGGGACACGCCATTCGATCCGTCGCTGGGCGTGACGGGACGTGTGGTCCGGGAAGCTTTCGACCGCGGTGTGCTGATCATGCCGGGCGCGCCGGGACCCGTGGACGGCGTGTACGGCGATCACGTCGCGATCAGTCCCCCCTACACCGTCAACACAGACGAGGTAGCCCGGATCGCCACGGTGCTCGGCGATGCGGTGGAAGCGGTCGAACGGACGCTCTGA
- the lspA gene encoding signal peptidase II, producing MAKPAVVCAGILILDQITKIAVQQGMALHQSIPLLGEVVQLTYIRNPGAAFGITLGGRWFYLVLSVIACAVMIYYLFRLPPAERWGRYAMMGILGGAVGNLIDRAVYGAVTDFIDIGVGAYRWPVFNVADSAITIGIILLFTRLSAINRILNDEAPSG from the coding sequence TTGGCAAAGCCGGCCGTCGTCTGTGCCGGCATCCTGATCCTGGACCAGATTACCAAGATCGCCGTTCAGCAGGGGATGGCGCTTCACCAGTCCATTCCTCTCCTGGGGGAAGTGGTCCAGTTAACGTACATTCGGAATCCCGGAGCCGCGTTCGGCATCACCCTCGGCGGCCGCTGGTTCTACCTGGTGCTGTCGGTCATCGCCTGCGCGGTCATGATCTACTACCTGTTCAGGCTTCCCCCCGCCGAGCGGTGGGGACGGTATGCCATGATGGGCATTCTGGGCGGAGCGGTCGGCAACCTGATCGATCGCGCGGTCTACGGCGCGGTTACGGATTTCATCGATATCGGGGTGGGTGCGTACCGATGGCCCGTATTCAACGTGGCGGACTCCGCCATTACCATCGGGATCATCCTCCTGTTTACCCGACTGTCCGCCATCAACCGGATATTGAACGATGAAGCGCCTTCCGGATGA
- a CDS encoding acetoacetate decarboxylase family protein gives MPYKIHPGRMYMMPTHFGPAAGPRQGPDGRRFDGQHSPRTTSYSVSFLTRPEQLEVLLPMGFRLAGDPVVTVTVSYMTGIEWLAGRGYNTLGVSFPAEYRGKRDRARGPFLAVLWENLADPILTGREQLGFSKIYCAIPPPSVQNGETRCTADWLGFRFMEMYLSEMETPPASPADETTVETDGTDEAAAPADEAAAPADEAAVETDGTDEAVAGTDGTALNGTLHYKYIPRTGQWDVADAEYAVMTPSDTPNRRVTAQRSGQGRVRFHRAEWQDLPTQYHIVNAIAGLEQIAFVSAGIVETVGGKDLSDQRILR, from the coding sequence ATGCCCTACAAGATTCATCCAGGCCGCATGTACATGATGCCGACCCATTTCGGGCCTGCCGCGGGTCCACGCCAGGGACCTGATGGTCGCCGGTTCGACGGTCAGCACTCGCCGCGGACTACCTCGTATTCCGTGAGTTTCCTGACCCGGCCGGAACAGCTAGAAGTCCTGCTGCCGATGGGGTTCCGACTGGCCGGAGATCCCGTGGTGACCGTGACGGTTTCCTATATGACCGGAATCGAGTGGCTGGCCGGAAGGGGTTACAATACCCTCGGCGTGAGCTTCCCGGCCGAGTACAGGGGGAAACGGGACCGTGCCCGCGGTCCCTTCCTCGCGGTGTTGTGGGAGAACCTGGCCGATCCGATTCTTACCGGGCGGGAACAACTCGGTTTCTCGAAGATATACTGCGCGATCCCGCCGCCGTCCGTGCAGAACGGCGAGACGCGGTGCACGGCCGACTGGCTCGGTTTCCGCTTCATGGAAATGTACCTGTCGGAAATGGAAACACCGCCCGCGTCGCCGGCCGATGAAACCACAGTAGAGACCGATGGCACCGATGAAGCTGCAGCGCCGGCCGATGAAGCAGCGGCGCCGGCCGATGAAGCCGCGGTAGAGACCGATGGCACCGATGAAGCCGTTGCCGGGACGGATGGCACCGCGCTTAACGGAACCCTGCACTACAAATACATACCACGGACCGGGCAATGGGACGTGGCCGATGCGGAATACGCCGTAATGACCCCGTCCGATACCCCGAACCGAAGGGTGACAGCGCAGCGCTCAGGACAGGGAAGGGTGCGGTTCCACCGGGCGGAATGGCAGGACCTGCCTACGCAATACCATATCGTGAACGCCATTGCGGGCCTGGAGCAAATCGCCTTCGTGAGCGCTGGTATCGTGGAGACGGTCGGAGGCAAGGACCTGAGCGATCAGCGCATCCTGCGGTAG
- a CDS encoding RluA family pseudouridine synthase yields MKRLPDDWEGSFVETVVPASQSQWRLDRYLSETDLPVTRSRIQRWIRAGAVSVNSVVVEKCGHGVSEGDVVAVTVPETPPSTAEPEPLPLDIVYEDEALLVVNKAAGMVVHPAFGHARSTLVNALLHHCGSLEQFDDPVRPGIVHRLDKDTSGLMIVAKREDAHAFLSRQLAERRIKRGYTGLAWGRFAEPLGTIDAPVGRHPRFRQRMAVVEESRGRRAVTHYRVSESMEDGTLLALALETGRTHQIRVHLAHLGHPVIGDPVYGGRLKRLAGTAPRRRPKLKKMLDVLRRQALHASELEFIHPYSGRPHSFRAILPDDMKQAVAILSDSTSSAGS; encoded by the coding sequence ATGAAGCGCCTTCCGGATGACTGGGAGGGATCCTTCGTCGAGACCGTGGTACCCGCCTCCCAGTCCCAGTGGCGACTGGACCGGTACCTGTCGGAAACGGACCTGCCGGTAACCAGGTCGAGAATACAGCGCTGGATCCGCGCCGGTGCGGTTTCGGTCAACTCGGTCGTCGTGGAAAAGTGCGGCCACGGGGTTTCCGAAGGCGACGTCGTCGCCGTGACCGTTCCTGAAACTCCTCCCTCGACCGCGGAACCGGAGCCCCTCCCACTGGACATCGTCTACGAAGACGAAGCGCTCCTGGTGGTGAACAAGGCGGCGGGCATGGTCGTGCATCCGGCCTTCGGGCATGCGCGTTCGACGCTGGTAAACGCCCTGTTGCACCACTGCGGAAGCCTGGAGCAGTTCGACGATCCGGTCCGGCCGGGTATCGTGCATCGGCTGGACAAGGACACGTCGGGCCTGATGATCGTGGCGAAACGCGAAGACGCCCACGCGTTTCTCTCCCGACAGCTGGCCGAGCGCCGCATTAAGCGCGGTTATACCGGCCTGGCTTGGGGCCGTTTCGCCGAACCTTTGGGCACGATCGACGCGCCGGTCGGACGGCATCCGCGGTTCAGGCAGCGGATGGCCGTGGTGGAGGAAAGCCGCGGCCGACGGGCCGTCACTCATTACCGCGTGAGCGAATCCATGGAGGACGGGACGTTGCTGGCCCTTGCGCTGGAAACCGGCCGCACCCACCAGATCAGGGTGCACCTGGCCCATCTGGGGCATCCCGTCATCGGCGATCCGGTCTACGGAGGAAGGCTCAAGCGGTTGGCCGGCACGGCGCCCCGGCGCCGCCCTAAGCTGAAAAAGATGCTGGATGTCCTGCGGCGGCAAGCGCTGCATGCATCCGAACTGGAGTTTATCCATCCCTACTCGGGTAGGCCCCATTCCTTCCGGGCAATCCTGCCCGATGACATGAAACAGGCTGTCGCTATTTTGTCCGACAGTACGAGTTCGGCCGGATCCTGA
- a CDS encoding YifB family Mg chelatase-like AAA ATPase, which yields MLSRVSSGAVQGIEAIPVVVETHITNGLPHFSTVGLPDSAVRESKDRVVAAIKQSGFTYPYRRITVNLAPADVRKAGTSFDLPIAVGILAASAQVPVQSLEDTILLGELSLNGALRPIRGALPVALAARRLGARRLVVPSENAEEAAMGGGIDVFGVPSLESAVHLLQGRKGFERSRHDVGPMLSSGADYPFDFSIVKGQDHAKRAIEVAAAGSHNLLLIGPPGSGKTLLARCVPSILPDFTLEEALETTQIHSVAGKIPPFTPLVTTRPFRAPHHTVTEAGLIGGGSIPKPGEVSLAHNGVLFLDELPEFRKHVLEMLRQPLEDGKVNLSRVSRSLSYPARFTMVAAMNPCPCGYLGDPDRECTCPPARIHQYMSRISGPLLDRIDLHVEVPPVPYGDLGGRSDGEPSRRVRDRINRARERQLPRFANHPGAFGNAHMTPRELRRYCGLDSRAHDLLRNAITRLGLSARAYDRVLKVARTISDLAGVEAIGVEHVAEAIQYRSLDRGKWMDH from the coding sequence TTGCTATCACGTGTATCGAGCGGCGCCGTGCAGGGGATCGAAGCGATTCCCGTTGTGGTGGAAACCCACATCACCAACGGCCTCCCTCATTTCTCAACCGTGGGACTGCCGGACAGCGCCGTGCGGGAGAGCAAGGACCGCGTCGTGGCTGCCATCAAGCAGTCCGGATTTACCTATCCGTACCGACGTATCACCGTCAACCTGGCCCCCGCGGACGTGCGCAAGGCGGGTACTTCATTCGACCTGCCCATTGCCGTGGGCATTCTCGCCGCGTCGGCGCAGGTGCCGGTCCAGTCGCTCGAAGACACGATCCTGCTCGGCGAGTTGTCGCTGAACGGCGCGCTCAGGCCGATCCGCGGCGCGCTGCCCGTAGCGCTCGCCGCACGCCGCCTCGGCGCGCGCAGGCTGGTCGTTCCGAGCGAGAATGCGGAGGAAGCTGCCATGGGCGGCGGTATCGATGTTTTCGGCGTGCCGTCCCTGGAATCCGCAGTCCACTTGCTCCAGGGACGGAAGGGATTTGAACGGTCCCGGCACGATGTCGGGCCCATGCTTTCTTCCGGTGCGGATTACCCCTTCGATTTCTCCATCGTCAAAGGACAGGATCACGCCAAGCGCGCCATCGAAGTGGCCGCCGCCGGATCACACAATCTGCTGCTCATCGGTCCACCGGGTTCGGGCAAGACGCTGCTGGCCCGTTGCGTGCCGTCCATCCTGCCAGATTTCACCCTGGAGGAGGCACTGGAAACGACGCAGATTCACAGTGTAGCGGGGAAGATACCGCCCTTTACCCCCCTGGTCACCACCCGTCCCTTCCGGGCGCCTCACCACACCGTCACGGAAGCGGGCTTGATCGGCGGCGGGAGCATTCCGAAACCCGGAGAGGTGTCGCTCGCCCACAACGGCGTGCTCTTTCTGGACGAGTTGCCCGAATTCAGGAAGCATGTGCTCGAAATGCTCCGGCAGCCCCTGGAAGACGGCAAAGTCAACCTGTCCCGCGTATCCAGGTCCCTGTCCTATCCCGCGCGCTTTACGATGGTCGCCGCCATGAACCCGTGTCCATGCGGATACCTCGGCGACCCGGACCGGGAATGCACCTGCCCACCTGCCCGGATACACCAGTACATGTCCCGGATTTCGGGTCCGCTGCTCGACCGGATCGATCTACACGTCGAGGTACCGCCGGTACCTTACGGGGACCTCGGCGGCCGTTCCGACGGTGAACCCTCCCGTCGCGTCAGAGACCGGATCAACCGGGCCAGGGAACGACAGTTGCCCCGTTTCGCCAACCATCCCGGCGCTTTCGGAAACGCGCACATGACACCCCGCGAACTGCGCCGGTACTGTGGATTGGACAGCAGGGCCCACGACCTGTTGCGGAACGCCATTACCCGCCTGGGTCTTTCCGCCAGGGCCTACGATCGCGTCCTGAAAGTCGCCCGTACCATCAGCGACCTGGCCGGAGTGGAAGCGATAGGCGTCGAGCATGTGGCCGAAGCCATACAATACCGGTCCCTGGACCGCGGAAAATGGATGGATCACTGA
- a CDS encoding YggS family pyridoxal phosphate-dependent enzyme — MSTIKDNLVQVYDRISRAAARAGREASSIQLIAVSKTRPLTTIEEARRAGVTDFGENRVQEALEKIRQDDGATWHLIGPLQRNKARFAVRIFDMIHSVDRLSLGQELDRRLQAAGRIMPVLIQVNTSSEETKTGVEPDRALELAEQLSVLSALSVRGLMTIPAFTPDPEDARPAFRLLRETSDRIASAGIAGVDMNVLSMGMSHDFEVAIEEGADMVRIGTAVFGARQA; from the coding sequence TTGTCCACGATCAAAGACAATCTGGTCCAGGTATACGACCGTATATCCAGGGCCGCTGCGCGAGCCGGCCGCGAGGCCTCGTCCATTCAGCTCATCGCCGTATCGAAGACCAGGCCCCTTACGACGATCGAAGAGGCCAGGCGGGCCGGTGTCACGGATTTCGGTGAAAACAGGGTACAGGAAGCGCTCGAGAAGATCCGGCAGGACGACGGTGCGACCTGGCACCTGATCGGTCCGTTGCAGCGCAACAAGGCCAGGTTCGCCGTGCGGATTTTCGACATGATTCATTCCGTCGACCGCCTTTCCCTTGGACAGGAACTCGACCGGCGGCTGCAGGCCGCGGGCAGGATCATGCCCGTATTGATCCAGGTCAATACGTCGTCGGAGGAGACGAAAACCGGCGTGGAGCCGGACCGCGCGCTGGAACTCGCGGAGCAGTTGTCCGTCCTGTCCGCACTGTCCGTCAGGGGACTGATGACGATCCCCGCGTTCACACCCGATCCCGAAGATGCCCGGCCCGCTTTCCGGCTGCTTCGGGAAACGAGTGACCGCATCGCTTCCGCCGGGATCGCGGGCGTAGATATGAATGTACTCTCCATGGGCATGTCCCATGACTTCGAGGTAGCCATAGAGGAAGGCGCGGACATGGTCCGCATCGGCACGGCCGTTTTCGGTGCACGCCAGGCATGA
- a CDS encoding SpoIIE family protein phosphatase, whose protein sequence is MTYTAMLDSTVVESRSDILWHRVVDGLTRMTAATGEADLSAAIEEISLELSGAEACRFFMVDCVSNRIVFETTGRYLVLPDTEQEVEALLSWLRSQPSTRLVEDFQQLDWPLRTVAGRDVLTGQAVLFHHQIDDRFHCVLLAAMASAETGFDSERLEVTISLARHAGYAVTRLLHFKQAQQEMIHRTALYEVGKRISSSLDLGEVLNLIIDALQTVVPYDAAVIFLLDEDQDAVIERTIRGYSPDLDAINLKMGEGISGSAAETGRAIIVPDVSQDDRYVQHRPGTKSEMAVPMLSGTQVIGVFNIENDRANAYDEEAQSLLEAFASQASIAIQNARLFDDARRSRLLDRELEVAGEIQRALLPRAVPEVRGLSLAAFSEPSREVGGDFYDFIPFSDKQLGVAVGDVVGKGIPAALTMASLYTSFHEFANYYVYLPSYVIGHVNEVLYEVTSADRFATLFYGIVNLQENTFVYCNAGHPPPLLCRKSGETVNLHAGGLIVGSFEDASFEDGRVYLDDGDVVVLYSDGLIEKSNLDDEIFGMERLEQAIKDCHDCPVEEIRDHVIEVWRAFVGGGGQDDDTTMIVVKKEP, encoded by the coding sequence TTGACCTATACCGCCATGCTCGATTCAACCGTCGTCGAATCACGTTCGGATATCCTGTGGCACCGTGTGGTCGATGGACTGACCCGCATGACCGCCGCAACGGGAGAAGCCGACCTGTCTGCCGCCATCGAGGAGATCTCGCTGGAGCTGTCCGGCGCAGAAGCCTGCCGGTTCTTCATGGTGGACTGTGTCTCGAACCGGATCGTCTTCGAAACCACCGGCCGCTATCTGGTCCTGCCCGATACGGAGCAGGAGGTTGAGGCGTTGCTGTCCTGGCTGCGGTCGCAGCCGAGTACCCGGTTGGTCGAGGACTTCCAACAGTTGGACTGGCCCCTGCGGACCGTGGCCGGCCGCGATGTACTGACCGGACAGGCCGTACTGTTTCATCATCAGATCGACGATCGGTTTCACTGCGTGCTGCTTGCGGCCATGGCATCCGCTGAGACCGGCTTCGACTCCGAACGCCTCGAGGTAACCATCTCCCTGGCGCGCCACGCCGGCTACGCGGTCACGCGCCTGCTGCATTTCAAGCAGGCCCAACAGGAAATGATCCACCGGACCGCTCTGTACGAGGTGGGCAAGCGGATCAGCAGTTCGCTGGACCTGGGCGAGGTGTTGAACCTGATCATCGACGCGCTTCAGACGGTGGTGCCCTACGACGCGGCGGTCATCTTCCTGCTCGACGAGGACCAGGATGCAGTGATCGAACGGACCATCCGGGGATATTCACCGGACCTGGACGCGATCAACTTGAAGATGGGCGAAGGCATCAGCGGGTCCGCGGCCGAGACGGGACGGGCGATCATCGTGCCGGACGTGTCCCAGGACGACCGGTACGTGCAGCATCGCCCGGGCACGAAATCGGAAATGGCCGTTCCCATGCTCTCCGGGACTCAGGTCATCGGGGTCTTCAACATCGAGAACGACCGGGCGAACGCCTACGACGAGGAAGCCCAGTCCTTGCTGGAGGCCTTTGCGTCCCAGGCGAGTATCGCCATACAGAACGCGCGCCTGTTCGATGACGCGCGTCGGAGCCGGCTGTTGGACCGGGAGCTGGAGGTCGCCGGAGAGATCCAGCGTGCTTTGCTGCCACGCGCCGTGCCGGAAGTGCGCGGCCTTTCCCTGGCCGCATTCAGTGAACCCAGCCGGGAGGTCGGGGGCGACTTCTACGACTTCATTCCCTTTTCCGACAAGCAGCTGGGCGTGGCCGTGGGCGACGTGGTCGGCAAGGGCATTCCCGCCGCGCTGACCATGGCTTCGCTCTATACGTCGTTCCACGAATTCGCCAATTACTACGTCTACCTGCCGAGTTACGTCATCGGTCACGTCAACGAGGTACTGTACGAGGTGACGTCCGCGGATCGGTTCGCCACCCTGTTCTACGGTATTGTGAACCTGCAGGAAAACACCTTCGTCTACTGCAACGCCGGCCATCCACCGCCACTGCTGTGCCGGAAATCCGGTGAAACGGTCAATCTCCACGCCGGGGGCCTGATCGTGGGTTCGTTCGAGGACGCGAGTTTCGAGGACGGCCGCGTGTACCTGGACGATGGAGACGTCGTAGTCCTGTATTCGGACGGCCTCATCGAGAAGTCCAATCTGGACGACGAGATTTTCGGCATGGAAAGGCTGGAACAGGCGATCAAGGACTGTCATGACTGCCCGGTCGAGGAGATCCGGGACCACGTGATCGAAGTTTGGCGCGCCTTCGTGGGCGGCGGCGGACAGGACGACGACACAACGATGATCGTCGTAAAGAAAGAACCATGA
- a CDS encoding DivIVA domain-containing protein → MDISPEEIREQKFKTRWVSGYDMDEVEAFMNSTASALENLAKENESLRARMAEMDAELTDVGRRRKLLEDALVSAQRVIHDMKANAMKEAENVLKDAENKADRWISDANNQVAEIKRELGTLTTLRKDYEVKFRILLESHQEQLDAMQSTDRESGEHPVPGPLGSPGQAERRPGSPGQAERRPG, encoded by the coding sequence ATGGACATCAGCCCGGAGGAAATTCGAGAACAGAAGTTCAAGACGCGCTGGGTCAGCGGTTACGATATGGATGAAGTGGAAGCGTTTATGAACAGCACCGCCAGCGCGCTCGAAAACCTCGCCAAGGAAAACGAATCGCTGCGGGCCCGGATGGCGGAGATGGACGCCGAGTTGACCGATGTGGGCCGCAGGCGGAAACTGCTCGAGGACGCGCTCGTGTCCGCGCAGCGGGTCATTCACGACATGAAAGCCAATGCCATGAAAGAAGCGGAGAACGTATTGAAAGACGCGGAAAACAAGGCGGACCGTTGGATCTCCGATGCGAACAACCAGGTGGCCGAAATCAAGCGGGAACTGGGCACGCTCACCACGTTGAGGAAGGACTACGAAGTCAAATTCAGGATTCTGCTCGAATCCCACCAGGAACAACTCGACGCGATGCAGAGCACGGACCGGGAAAGCGGCGAGCATCCGGTACCGGGCCCTCTCGGCAGCCCCGGCCAGGCTGAACGCCGGCCAGGCAGCCCCGGCCAGGCTGAACGCCGGCCAGGTTGA
- a CDS encoding aldo/keto reductase, with product MRHRILGKTGMRVSEIGMGGLFVSSHGSDRAEGIRAVRRGLELGINYVDTAPSYRDSEEVMGLALDGMTQPFILSTKLGGRPQPFDPRDPDQLRRSVETSLELLKRDAIDILMIHEPDRPGQYDWFADWERFHGPVCDLLEALKSEGVIRYTGLGGTTAYTLPAIMATGAYDVVLTAFNYSLLWQEAVHAVLPEAVKRNMGIVVGSPLQQGALSACYTEQVERGAPWLSPPRREQFRRLYDLVEELHMPLPELAIRWVLSNPGVSTVLSGSRSVEEVEQNVGYVASGPLPSAVMDRVQEIADLVPFRPFEEPFGLPFTRDYRGPGMAR from the coding sequence ATGCGGCACAGGATCCTCGGGAAAACCGGCATGCGGGTCAGCGAGATCGGCATGGGCGGGCTGTTCGTATCATCCCATGGCTCGGACCGGGCCGAGGGCATCCGGGCGGTACGGAGGGGACTGGAACTTGGCATAAACTACGTGGACACGGCACCTTCGTACCGCGATTCCGAGGAAGTGATGGGGTTGGCCCTGGATGGGATGACGCAGCCCTTCATCCTTTCGACCAAACTCGGCGGGCGGCCTCAACCCTTCGATCCCAGGGACCCGGACCAGTTGCGCCGGTCCGTGGAGACCAGCCTGGAGTTGTTGAAGAGAGACGCGATCGACATCCTCATGATCCACGAACCGGATCGCCCCGGCCAGTATGACTGGTTTGCGGACTGGGAACGGTTTCACGGTCCCGTATGCGACCTGCTCGAGGCGCTGAAGTCCGAAGGCGTGATCCGGTACACGGGGCTGGGCGGCACCACGGCGTATACGTTGCCCGCCATCATGGCGACCGGCGCGTACGACGTCGTGCTTACGGCATTCAACTACAGCCTGCTCTGGCAGGAAGCGGTCCACGCGGTGCTACCCGAGGCCGTGAAGCGGAACATGGGGATTGTCGTGGGATCCCCCCTGCAGCAGGGAGCACTTTCCGCGTGTTACACGGAACAGGTGGAGCGCGGGGCGCCCTGGTTGTCACCGCCCCGGCGCGAGCAGTTCAGACGGCTTTATGACCTGGTAGAGGAACTGCATATGCCGCTGCCGGAACTGGCGATTCGCTGGGTGTTGTCCAATCCCGGTGTCTCCACGGTCTTGTCGGGATCGAGATCGGTCGAGGAAGTCGAGCAGAACGTCGGCTACGTGGCATCGGGCCCGCTCCCCAGTGCGGTTATGGACCGGGTGCAGGAAATCGCGGACCTGGTACCCTTCCGACCCTTCGAGGAACCCTTCGGCCTGCCCTTCACACGCGACTACCGGGGGCCCGGCATGGCGCGGTAG